CAAATTCCCTCGTGGGGAAGGGATGACTTTTAAATTTGATCCAaacaccaccccccccccccccacccccaaaaaaaaaaaaaacacacacacacacacatccacctcgaaaaaaaagaaaggaattatATGTCCTTATCATATTTTTACCATTATCTCATGATGCGATCCACTTTCTTGTACTAGGTGTGGCAACGAACTAATCAAGCCTGATGATTCGAACTTGAACTTGAAGATATTTATTTGAACTCGAACTCAGTCTTGCTCGTTATCAATTCGATTAAATTGTTCGATCTTGCTCAAGAAAGCAAAATAAGCGAGCTCAAACTCAACTTAAGCTTGAGCTTTCTAGTATTGCCATtgctataaaagaaaaaataaaagtatacTAAAACAATACATTACATTTTTCGCCAGTCCAGTACTACTAGATCATAATCAAACTACTCAATTCTTTGGATGGTGGGGAGgcattattttcttcttttgtttgaaaattttagtggTGTCAATTAGTGCCCAAATCCTGCAAAACTTATAATTATTGTAGTGTATGAACTTGACCAAGATTTAGTGGTAGTAGGTGACAAAACTGAAAATCAAACAATAAATGCATGCTAGTTGACTAATGCAATTCATGTGGTGTATGTATTGCCAAGAATAAGAAGTCTAGGCACTAACAAGTCTTTTGCCTTGGGGGCCCCGGGAACGGAGGGGGAAGGTGGAGGGTGGTGGCTTGGGTGGTCTTCGCCGGTTAGCCGGTTGGGCGAACCTGATCTCAACTTTGGATTATAATATGCATCTTCATTAAACGAGATTATGGGTAAGGACTTGAACTCATATGGGTTTGGATATAGGTCCTATACTAGGAGTCTCTCTTGAATCAAAACAAatttggatagtaaattatttaCATAAATTTATCTGCTTGTATGATTAACATATTGTTTTATCacatttttatcttacatatatcacatcaaagCGTTATgctatttctttttcaaaaaattattccaaataatctctTATCCAAACACACATAATTTAACTTCAGAATTTTCAGTCTCGCTcctaaaaagaaaagtaaaggataaaatttttaggtttttttttatcattttaaatcTTTTTGCTAAGACATTAGTTCCTCTACATGACTTCTTTGATGTTGTAGAAATTTTGGGTTGTAAAAGTTGTAGAGCTTCATTGATGTACAGATAGCGATagcgtgtatatatatatatatatatatatatatatatatatatatatatatatatatatatatatatgctactTTGTATACGCATCAGTTCTCTATCAATAAAATGTTgcaattttacttaaaaaattttaaaaaaaaattcacgtCGTTAAATACTAATTGGCCAAGGAATGATTTAGACCAAAAGACGACCAAAACAATGAGGCAAATTAAAGTAGTTTGAATTGATTATATTGAAATGCTAAAAACACTCAAAATAGCTTTTTAAGAGCAACAGTTAATGTTACTTTAAAATacttcaaaataaataaataaatgaactcCAATAATGATTCGGACTTGTTTGTATACACTTGAAAATAATATCAATCAAAAGAGTCTATGACTGTTTGGTAGCTTGTCCCCCCCACCGCCGCGGCAACGCGGAATCTCCCATTCTGTCTCGTAAATTATGCATGAGAAAACATTTTGCCAGCTCCTTAACTTTGCCATCCAATACAACCTTGGCTGGCTCTTTCCTCTCCCCTATGATGTTTCCTAAATCATGATTGTCAATCATGAAAGAATGCCCAAAAAGAGCAGAACATCTACTATATAAAGTCTTCATCCTCTCACGTTAGCCACCaccaaaaagaaattaaaccctTTATTTAATTCCTTTCACAGTTCCCAttgttcaatttttttcttctccatcATCAATGAAAATGAAGTCCATCACTTGCAGTAATTGGCTGAAGCTTTCAGTGTTCATGACACTGCTCTTGGCTACCTCCGCTGGTAATTTTTACCAAGATGCTGTCACAACTTTTGGCGATCAACGAGTTAAGATAGCCGAGGGTGGTCGACTTCTCTCATTGTCCCTAGATAAAATATCAGGTTCAGGGTTTCAATCCAAGAATGAATATTTGTTTGGAAGATTTGACATGCAACTCAAGCTTGTCCCTGGAAACTCTGCTGGCACCGTCACCACATTCTATGTAAGTTCATGATCATCAGCgcttattcttcttcttcttctttttttcctgaagaaaaataaaagtttcTCTTTGCACTGTATTAATTAGATTTGTGGTGTTTAATTAAGTGGCTAATGGCAATCATATTCTTCTGTAGCTATCATCTGTGGGACAGGGACATGATGAGATTGATTTTGAGTTCTTGGGCAATGCTAGTGGGCAACCATACACCCTCCACACCAATGTTTACTCACAAGGAAAAGGGGATAAAGAACAGCAATTTAAGCTTTGGTTTGATCCCACAACTTTCTTTCATACCTATACAATAGTGTGGAACTCTCAACGTATAATGTAAGTCCCTATACCATGCCCATAAAAAAAGATATTTATAGATGCATGGTGATCATTAATTATCTTTTGATCCCATCTGCCTGATGATCCATTCTTAGTCCTTTCAATCAACATGCTagtcaaaacataaaaaataataaaagttggattaattttttttatactaatTAACTTCTTTTTTTCACACTAACTTCAAGTCTTACACATCGAACACGCATTCTTGACCGTTAATGTATTTCTCTCGGTACgagaaagattaatccataaaagtTATTAAATATTATTGGTTCAATTGGTACCGTTAAATTTTGATTTCCATCTATTTTCACCaaatgttgaatttttttttttttttactttcagtTTCTTGGTTGACAACATTCCGATAAGAGTATACAACAACCACGAAGCCATTGGAGTTCCATTCCCCAAGAACCAACCAATGAGGGTGTATTGCAGTTTCTGGAATGCAGATGACTGGGCAACACAAGGTGGCCAAGTGAAGACAGATTGGGCAAATGCACCATTCACAGTTTACTACAGAAACTTCAACGTCAAGGGAAATGTTTGTGTTCCTGGATCTCCTTGCGGTTCTGGCTCTAAATCCACTGATTCTCTGGACACTCAAGAATGGGAAACTCAAGGACTTGATGGGAAAGGACGAAATAGAATCCGATGGGTTCAACAGAAGCATATGGTCTACAACTACTGTGCTGATCGTAAGAGGTATCCTCAAGGCCTTCCTGTTGAATGCAAGCGTCCGAGGTTCTGAGGAGATCATGGAAAGGGCTGCTGCGAGTTGATGAAATTAATTCTTTGTTCTTTTTGAAcatcaaaaataaaatggtgTGTTGTTTGGTTTACCTTTTGCTCATCACATAttgttgttgaaattttttcttctcatcTTTTTCATAATTCAGTAATAGGCTAATTAAAGTTTTACCAATTGGTATCCTTTATGCCGTCGAGCGGAATTCTTAAAAGGAATCCCATGATGAATAAAATATCTTTATGCtttatctctctctctatatctATATATCGGTTacaatgatttttcttttccctaaagaaaaaaaggaaacttCTGGCATATATCATTGCCCTTTTAGGCAATGCCAGTCAAG
The DNA window shown above is from Coffea arabica cultivar ET-39 chromosome 5e, Coffea Arabica ET-39 HiFi, whole genome shotgun sequence and carries:
- the LOC113743781 gene encoding xyloglucan endotransglucosylase/hydrolase 2-like — protein: MKMKSITCSNWLKLSVFMTLLLATSAGNFYQDAVTTFGDQRVKIAEGGRLLSLSLDKISGSGFQSKNEYLFGRFDMQLKLVPGNSAGTVTTFYLSSVGQGHDEIDFEFLGNASGQPYTLHTNVYSQGKGDKEQQFKLWFDPTTFFHTYTIVWNSQRIIFLVDNIPIRVYNNHEAIGVPFPKNQPMRVYCSFWNADDWATQGGQVKTDWANAPFTVYYRNFNVKGNVCVPGSPCGSGSKSTDSLDTQEWETQGLDGKGRNRIRWVQQKHMVYNYCADRKRYPQGLPVECKRPRF